Proteins found in one Sorghum bicolor cultivar BTx623 chromosome 1, Sorghum_bicolor_NCBIv3, whole genome shotgun sequence genomic segment:
- the LOC8055159 gene encoding eukaryotic translation initiation factor 3 subunit B has protein sequence MALAISMEGIDARARELGVDLSAVDLDSITLPAGEDFGILSDDEEVLRSEDPPELEMGLSNIIVVDNLPVVPPEKFEKLENVIRKIYSQIGVIKENGLWMPVNSETKKTYGYCFIEYNTPQEAELAREKTNGYKLDKSHIFAVNLLDDFEKYMKVPDTWTPAEIKPYTAGENLLKWLTDEKARDQFVIRAGTLTEVYWNDARKLAPELVFQKQYWTDSFIQWSPLGTYLATVHRQGSQVWGGENGFERLMRFAHPMVKLIDFSPGERYLVTYSSHEPSNPRDTHRVVLNIFDVRTGKVMRDFKGSADDYTTGGNIGVSGVSWPIFRWGGGKDDKYFARLGKNIISVYETNTFSLLDKKSLKVENVVDFSWSPTDPIISLFVPEMGGGNQPARVSLVQIPGKEELRQKNLFSVSDCKMYWQNSGEYLAVQVDRYTKTKKSTYTGFELFRIKERDIPIEVLELENKNDKIIAFAWEPKGHRFAIIHGDGPRPDVSFYTMRTANNTNRVSKLTTLKAKQANALYWSPAGRFIVLAGLKGFNGQLEFYNVDELETMATGEHFMATDIMWDPTGRYLATAVTSVHEMENGFQIWSFNGKHLYKVSKDHFYQFIWRPRPPSLLSPEKEEEISRNLKKYSKKYEQEDQDAFNQLSEQDRKRRTQLQEEWDSWVAKWKQMHEEERAFRMELRDGEASDEEEEYEAKEVEVEEVVDVRQEVLAFDLDQE, from the exons ATGGCGCTGGCAATCTCCATGGAGGGCATCGATGCGCGGGCGCGGGAGCTCGGGGTGGACCTCTCCGCTGTCGATCTGGACTCCATCACCCTCCCGGCCGGCGAGGACTTCGGCATCCTCAG tgatgatgaggaggtacTTCGTAGTGAGGATCCTCCAGAACTTGAAATGGGTTTATCCAACATTATTGTCGTGGACAACCTGCCAGTTGTTCCTCCAGAAAAGTTTGAGAAGCTTGAGAATGTCATACGCAAGATCTACAGCCAAATTGGTGTGATAAAAGAAAATGGTCTATGGATGCCTGTAAACTCAGAGACAAAGAAGACATATGGCTACTGTTTCATTGAGTATAATACCCCTCAG GAAGCTGAGCTGGCTAGGGAAAAAACCAATGGGTACAAACTCGACAAGTCTCACATCTTCGCAGTTAATTTGCTTGATGATTTCGAGAAGTACATGAAAGTTCCTGACACATGGACCCCCGCTGAAATTAAGCCATACACTGCCGGA GAAAATCTTCTGAAGTGGCTAACTGATGAAAAGGCCCGAGACCAATTTGTCATTCGTGCTGGCACACTAACTGAAGTTTATTGGAATGATGCAAGAAAGCTAGCACCTGAGCTTGTGTTTCAAAAGCAG TACTGGACAGACAGTTTCATCCAGTGGTCCCCTCTGGGAACGTACTTGGCAACGGTTCATAGGCAGGGATCACAGGTGTGGGGTGGTGAAAATGGCTTCGAGCGTTTGATGCGTTTTGCTCATCCCATG GTGAAACTGATTGACTTCTCTCCTGGCGAGAGATATTTGGTCACATACAGCAGCCATGAGCCCAGCAACCCTAGAGACACACAT AGGGTTGTCCTGAATATCTTTGATGTAAGGACTGGGAAGGTTATGCGAGACTTTAAGGGAAGCGCCGATGATTATACTACTGGTGGGAATATTGGGGTTTCTGGTGTTTCATGGCCTATTTTCAG GTGGGGTGGTGGAAAGGACGACAAATATTTTGCAAGGCTTGGGAAGAATATAATATCTGTCTATGAAACCAATACATTCTCCCTTCTTGATAAAAAGTCTTTGAAGGTAGAAAATGTAGTGGACTTCAGCTGGTCTCCCACTGATCCTATCATCTCTCTGTTCGTGCCTGAAATGGGTGGTGGAAATCAGCCTGCGAGG GTGAGTCTAGTGCAAATCCCTGGCAAAGAGGAGCTGCGACAGAAAAATCTTTTCAGTGTCAGTGATTGCAAAATGTATTGGCAGAACAGTGGAGAATATCTTGCTGTTCAAGTTGATAGAtacacaaaaacaaaaaagagcACCTACACTGGGTTTGAGCTGTTTAGAATTAAGGAGAGGGATATCCCAATTGAGGTCCTTGAACTTGAGAACAAGAATGACAAGATCATTGCATTTGCATGGGAACCTAAAGGACATCGCTTTGCTATCATTCATGGTGATGGCCCTAGGCCTGACGTTAGCTTCTACACCATGCGAACAGCAAATAACACTAACCGTGTGTCCAAGCTCACAACACTCAAGGCCAAGCAAGCTAATGCTTTGTACTGGTCTCCTGCTGGGCGCTTCATTGTTCTTGCTGGACTGAAGGGTTTCAACGGACAGCTGGAATTCTACAATGTTGATGAACTAGAGACAATGGCAACAGGAGAGCATTTTATGGCAACGGATATTATGTGGGATCCAACTGGGAG ATATCTCGCGACTGCAGTTACCTCAGTTCATGAAATGGAGAATGGCTTTCAAATATGGTCCTTTAATGGCAAGCATCTTTACAAGGTGTCAAAGGATCATTTCTATCAG TTCATATGGCGCCCGAGACCACCCTCACTGCTAAGCCCTGAGAAGGAAGAAGAGATCTCAAGGAACCTGAAGAAGTACAGCAAAAAGTACGAACAAGAGGACCAGGACGCGTTCAACCAGTTGAGCGAGCAGGACCGGAAGAGGCGGACACAGCTTCAGGAAGAATGGGACTCATGGGTTGCCAAGTGGAAGCAGATGCATGAGGAGGAGCGTGCTTTCAGGATGGAGCTCAGGGATGGGGAAGCCAGTGACGAGGAGGAAGAGTACGAGGCCAAGGAAGTTGAGGTAGAGGAAGTTGTTGATGTCCGTCAGGAAGTTCTTGCATTCGACCTAGATCAGGAGTGA
- the LOC8055160 gene encoding uncharacterized protein LOC8055160: MATLARWHPPLPPAPLAAGAAARPPTARPLARRRIPRRAATVVSPRAFGGDFDGFVRRAWRSANAGAERLAFEARQAAKRLDGRFSISRRLAEASRAARARAVEIDAELGIGRRWRSFSVDFSRNWPRYRREINDFMETPIGRALATIFFLWLALSGWLFRIFIFGTFVLPFAVPLLLGPLANRVAIEGTCPACKRRFVGYRNQVIRCMNCQNIVWQPNNSSSGGTRSSRSSEPDVIDVEYEEK, encoded by the exons ATGGCGACGCTCGCGCGGTGGCATCCACCACTACCACCAGCCCCACTAGCCGCTGGGGCAGCCGCTCGGCCTCCTACTGCCCGCCCGCTCGCTCGACGGCGGATCCCGCGCCGAGCCGCGACCGTGGTCTCCCCGCGCGCGTTCGGCGGCGACTTCGATGGCTTCGTACGGCGCGCGTGGCGGAGCGCCAACGCGGGGGCCGAGCGCCTCGCCTTCGAGGCACGGCAGGCCGCGAAGCGGCTGGACGGCAGGTTCTCGATCTCCCGGAGGCTCGCGGAGGCCTCCCGtgccgcccgcgcccgcgccgttGAGATCGACGCCGAGCTCGGCatcgggcggcggtggcgctcCTTCTCCGTCGACTTCTCCCGCAACTGGCCCAGG TATCGGAGGGAGATCAATGACTTCATGGAAACTCCCATCGGGAGAGCATTAGCT ACAATATTTTTCCTATGGCTTGCACTGTCAGGGTGGTTGTTCAGAATTTTCATTTTTGGCACGTTTGTGCTGCCATTTGCTGTCCCACTTCTCCTTGGGCCCTTGGCTAATAGGGTTGCCATTGAG GGAACATGCCCAGCATGCAAAAGGCGTTTTGTGGGTTACCGCAACCAAGTGATTCGGTGCATGAACTGCCAAAACATTGTATGGCAGCCAAATAACAGCTCATCTGGTGGCACTAGAAGTTCACGAAGCTCAGAACCTGATGTAATTGATGTAGAATACGAAGAGAAGTAA
- the LOC8055620 gene encoding haloacid dehalogenase-like hydrolase domain-containing protein Sgpp isoform X3 yields the protein MPGAEERSWRAPSHRRPHPSLNRKESGSKTTRQFLLMPLGGRIQFGPGMLSASFPRRLLSTVISPPATSSRSTSTSDSTSNSCGFSTRGARKTRRCISWTTSAATPADMATNSGSSLTKLAPLEAILFDIDGTLCDSDPIHFCAFRELLQQIGFNDGVPITEEFYSATISGGHNDDLARALFPDMDHQKAMQFMDDKEALFRKLAPGQLKALDGLHELCRWIEGRNLKRAAVTNAPRANAELMLSLLGLTDFFPVLVIGSECDRAKPFPDTYLKALQLIDASPEHTFIFEVWMNAVSLSLACCVRACAFRSFF from the exons ATGCCGGGAGCAGAGGAGCGGTCGTGGCGAGCGCCGAGCCACAGGCGCCCCCACCCATCGTTGAACAGAAAGGAGAGCGGGAGCAAAACGACTCGTCAGTTTCTGCTCATGCCGCTGGGCGGACGAATCCAATTCGGGCCTGGCATGCTGTCGGCCTCCTTCCCTCGCCGCCTCCTCTCTACTGTTATATCACCTCCAGCGACCTCTTCACGCAGCACCAGTACCAGCGACAGCACCAGCAACAGCTGTGGGTTCAGCACAAGAGGGGCGAGGAAGACGCGCCGCTGCATTTCTTGGACGACGAGCGCGGCTACTCCGGCGGACATGGCGACCAACAG CGGCAGCTCCCTGACGAAGCTGGCGCCGCTGGAAGCCATCCTGTTCGACATCGACGGCACGCTCTGCGACTCCGACCCCATCCACTTCTGCGCCTTCCGAGAGCTCCTGCAGCAG ATCGGTTTCAACGACGGTGTTCCCATCACCGAGGAGTTCTACAGTGCCACCATTAGTGGGGGACACAACGACGACCTCGCTAGGGCGCTGTTCCCGGACATGGATCACCAGAAGGCGATGCAGTTCATGGATGACAAAGAAGCTCTATTCAGAAA GTTGGCACCAGGACAGCTGAAGGCCCTGGATGGACTGCACGAGCTGTGCCGATGGATCGAGGGCCGCAACCTGAAGCGCGCGGCGGTGACCAACGCTCCGAGGGCGAACGCCGAGCTGATGCTGTCGCTGCTGGGGCTCACCGACTTCTTCCCGGTGCTCGTCATCGGGAGCGAGTGCGACCGGGCCAAGCCGTTCCCTGACACCTACCTCAAGGCCCTCCAGCTCATCGACGCATCGCCTGAACACACCTTCATATTCGAAGTATGGATGAATGCTGTCTCTCTCAGTCTCGCC TGCTGCGTTCGTGCATGTGCATTTCGCTCGTTCTTCTAA
- the LOC8055620 gene encoding haloacid dehalogenase-like hydrolase domain-containing protein Sgpp isoform X4, with protein MPGAEERSWRAPSHRRPHPSLNRKESGSKTTRQFLLMPLGGRIQFGPGMLSASFPRRLLSTVISPPATSSRSTSTSDSTSNSCGFSTRGARKTRRCISWTTSAATPADMATNSGSSLTKLAPLEAILFDIDGTLCDSDPIHFCAFRELLQQIGFNDGVPITEEFYSATISGGHNDDLARALFPDMDHQKAMQFMDDKEALFRKLAPGQLKALDGLHELCRWIEGRNLKRAAVTNAPRANAELMLSLLGLTDFFPVLVIGSECDRAKPFPDTYLKALQLIDASPEHTFIFECCVRACAFRSFF; from the exons ATGCCGGGAGCAGAGGAGCGGTCGTGGCGAGCGCCGAGCCACAGGCGCCCCCACCCATCGTTGAACAGAAAGGAGAGCGGGAGCAAAACGACTCGTCAGTTTCTGCTCATGCCGCTGGGCGGACGAATCCAATTCGGGCCTGGCATGCTGTCGGCCTCCTTCCCTCGCCGCCTCCTCTCTACTGTTATATCACCTCCAGCGACCTCTTCACGCAGCACCAGTACCAGCGACAGCACCAGCAACAGCTGTGGGTTCAGCACAAGAGGGGCGAGGAAGACGCGCCGCTGCATTTCTTGGACGACGAGCGCGGCTACTCCGGCGGACATGGCGACCAACAG CGGCAGCTCCCTGACGAAGCTGGCGCCGCTGGAAGCCATCCTGTTCGACATCGACGGCACGCTCTGCGACTCCGACCCCATCCACTTCTGCGCCTTCCGAGAGCTCCTGCAGCAG ATCGGTTTCAACGACGGTGTTCCCATCACCGAGGAGTTCTACAGTGCCACCATTAGTGGGGGACACAACGACGACCTCGCTAGGGCGCTGTTCCCGGACATGGATCACCAGAAGGCGATGCAGTTCATGGATGACAAAGAAGCTCTATTCAGAAA GTTGGCACCAGGACAGCTGAAGGCCCTGGATGGACTGCACGAGCTGTGCCGATGGATCGAGGGCCGCAACCTGAAGCGCGCGGCGGTGACCAACGCTCCGAGGGCGAACGCCGAGCTGATGCTGTCGCTGCTGGGGCTCACCGACTTCTTCCCGGTGCTCGTCATCGGGAGCGAGTGCGACCGGGCCAAGCCGTTCCCTGACACCTACCTCAAGGCCCTCCAGCTCATCGACGCATCGCCTGAACACACCTTCATATTCGAA TGCTGCGTTCGTGCATGTGCATTTCGCTCGTTCTTCTAA
- the LOC8055620 gene encoding haloacid dehalogenase-like hydrolase domain-containing protein Sgpp isoform X2, with protein sequence MPGAEERSWRAPSHRRPHPSLNRKESGSKTTRQFLLMPLGGRIQFGPGMLSASFPRRLLSTVISPPATSSRSTSTSDSTSNSCGFSTRGARKTRRCISWTTSAATPADMATNSSLTKLAPLEAILFDIDGTLCDSDPIHFCAFRELLQQIGFNDGVPITEEFYSATISGGHNDDLARALFPDMDHQKAMQFMDDKEALFRKLAPGQLKALDGLHELCRWIEGRNLKRAAVTNAPRANAELMLSLLGLTDFFPVLVIGSECDRAKPFPDTYLKALQLIDASPEHTFIFEDSASGVRAGVAAGVPVVGLTTRNPGMVLKDAGASLLAKDFQDPELLSVLQEIEPAAANA encoded by the exons ATGCCGGGAGCAGAGGAGCGGTCGTGGCGAGCGCCGAGCCACAGGCGCCCCCACCCATCGTTGAACAGAAAGGAGAGCGGGAGCAAAACGACTCGTCAGTTTCTGCTCATGCCGCTGGGCGGACGAATCCAATTCGGGCCTGGCATGCTGTCGGCCTCCTTCCCTCGCCGCCTCCTCTCTACTGTTATATCACCTCCAGCGACCTCTTCACGCAGCACCAGTACCAGCGACAGCACCAGCAACAGCTGTGGGTTCAGCACAAGAGGGGCGAGGAAGACGCGCCGCTGCATTTCTTGGACGACGAGCGCGGCTACTCCGGCGGACATGGCGACCAACAG CTCCCTGACGAAGCTGGCGCCGCTGGAAGCCATCCTGTTCGACATCGACGGCACGCTCTGCGACTCCGACCCCATCCACTTCTGCGCCTTCCGAGAGCTCCTGCAGCAG ATCGGTTTCAACGACGGTGTTCCCATCACCGAGGAGTTCTACAGTGCCACCATTAGTGGGGGACACAACGACGACCTCGCTAGGGCGCTGTTCCCGGACATGGATCACCAGAAGGCGATGCAGTTCATGGATGACAAAGAAGCTCTATTCAGAAA GTTGGCACCAGGACAGCTGAAGGCCCTGGATGGACTGCACGAGCTGTGCCGATGGATCGAGGGCCGCAACCTGAAGCGCGCGGCGGTGACCAACGCTCCGAGGGCGAACGCCGAGCTGATGCTGTCGCTGCTGGGGCTCACCGACTTCTTCCCGGTGCTCGTCATCGGGAGCGAGTGCGACCGGGCCAAGCCGTTCCCTGACACCTACCTCAAGGCCCTCCAGCTCATCGACGCATCGCCTGAACACACCTTCATATTCGAA GACTCTGCATCGGGGGTCCGAGCTGGTGTCGCTGCTGGAGTGCCTGTGGTTGGCCTGACGACGAGGAACCCTGGGATGGTGCTGAAAGACGCAGGAGCCAGCTTGCTGGCCAAAGATTTTCAGGACCCAGAGCTGCTGTCCGTGCTTCAAGAGATCGAACCTGCAGCGGCGAATGCGTGA
- the LOC8055620 gene encoding haloacid dehalogenase-like hydrolase domain-containing protein Sgpp isoform X1, protein MPGAEERSWRAPSHRRPHPSLNRKESGSKTTRQFLLMPLGGRIQFGPGMLSASFPRRLLSTVISPPATSSRSTSTSDSTSNSCGFSTRGARKTRRCISWTTSAATPADMATNSGSSLTKLAPLEAILFDIDGTLCDSDPIHFCAFRELLQQIGFNDGVPITEEFYSATISGGHNDDLARALFPDMDHQKAMQFMDDKEALFRKLAPGQLKALDGLHELCRWIEGRNLKRAAVTNAPRANAELMLSLLGLTDFFPVLVIGSECDRAKPFPDTYLKALQLIDASPEHTFIFEDSASGVRAGVAAGVPVVGLTTRNPGMVLKDAGASLLAKDFQDPELLSVLQEIEPAAANA, encoded by the exons ATGCCGGGAGCAGAGGAGCGGTCGTGGCGAGCGCCGAGCCACAGGCGCCCCCACCCATCGTTGAACAGAAAGGAGAGCGGGAGCAAAACGACTCGTCAGTTTCTGCTCATGCCGCTGGGCGGACGAATCCAATTCGGGCCTGGCATGCTGTCGGCCTCCTTCCCTCGCCGCCTCCTCTCTACTGTTATATCACCTCCAGCGACCTCTTCACGCAGCACCAGTACCAGCGACAGCACCAGCAACAGCTGTGGGTTCAGCACAAGAGGGGCGAGGAAGACGCGCCGCTGCATTTCTTGGACGACGAGCGCGGCTACTCCGGCGGACATGGCGACCAACAG CGGCAGCTCCCTGACGAAGCTGGCGCCGCTGGAAGCCATCCTGTTCGACATCGACGGCACGCTCTGCGACTCCGACCCCATCCACTTCTGCGCCTTCCGAGAGCTCCTGCAGCAG ATCGGTTTCAACGACGGTGTTCCCATCACCGAGGAGTTCTACAGTGCCACCATTAGTGGGGGACACAACGACGACCTCGCTAGGGCGCTGTTCCCGGACATGGATCACCAGAAGGCGATGCAGTTCATGGATGACAAAGAAGCTCTATTCAGAAA GTTGGCACCAGGACAGCTGAAGGCCCTGGATGGACTGCACGAGCTGTGCCGATGGATCGAGGGCCGCAACCTGAAGCGCGCGGCGGTGACCAACGCTCCGAGGGCGAACGCCGAGCTGATGCTGTCGCTGCTGGGGCTCACCGACTTCTTCCCGGTGCTCGTCATCGGGAGCGAGTGCGACCGGGCCAAGCCGTTCCCTGACACCTACCTCAAGGCCCTCCAGCTCATCGACGCATCGCCTGAACACACCTTCATATTCGAA GACTCTGCATCGGGGGTCCGAGCTGGTGTCGCTGCTGGAGTGCCTGTGGTTGGCCTGACGACGAGGAACCCTGGGATGGTGCTGAAAGACGCAGGAGCCAGCTTGCTGGCCAAAGATTTTCAGGACCCAGAGCTGCTGTCCGTGCTTCAAGAGATCGAACCTGCAGCGGCGAATGCGTGA
- the LOC8057255 gene encoding VAN3-binding protein translates to MEHFRRGVEFGMASFQRCHPLSCQMAESAPLDAQKPDIRCKEKSRHSKCCHLEEMPVIPEQAMEFLSRTWSPSSSDLFQILSPSGLGSSLEDPEQDEARGDGGEDDKEKHLGTVRFNGGTTNQLFNQTCRLVAGGRPNSGQRRHKLVQPAWLKAGNMKAMLRGFLLDSLPVTGSRRRRRRDELRLHSAQAHAAVSVAQLAAAVAGIVSACDLRPAASASAGDRRLGTVLASAAALVATVCAEAAENSGANRGRVTSAVRTGLESRSSADLLTLTATAATCLRGAAALKQRAADLRGISTSTSTSTSSNAAMAMSVSAGIQKGTTLRVCLPCGSVRVRTVSVFPRRGDGAAVVLRLGKKRLHGAFATFKDYVVSAVGDGGGEAVVEGRPAFPVALITSEQGVTVQLLFEHQTHCKVWKAAIEGMLAERRSSSATTN, encoded by the exons ATGGAGCATTTCAGGCGAGGGGTGGAGTTTGGGATGGCCTCCTTCCAGAGATGCCATCCACTGTCATGTCAAATG GCAGAGAGCGCACCGCTCGATGCGCAGAAGCCGGATATCCGCTGTAAAGAGAAGTCACGGCATTCTAAGTGCTGCCACCTCGAAGAGATGCCAGTCATCCCTGAGCAGGCCATGGAGTTCCTCTCTCGGACATGGAGCCCCTCCTCCTCGGATCTCTTCCAAATACTCTCCCCCAGT GGCCTGGGATCATCGCTGGAGGACCCAGAGCAAGATGAAGCAAGAGGAGACGGAGGCGAAGACGACAAAGAAAAGCATCTTGGCACCGTTCGTTTCAATGGGGGAACAACAAACCAATTGTTCAATCAGACATGT AGACTTGTAGCCGGCGGCAGGCCTAACAGCGGACAGCGCCGGCACAAGCTCGTCCAGCCTGCCTGG ctCAAAGCTGGAAACATGAAGGCGATGCTGCGTGGTTTCCTGCTGGACAGCTTGCCAGTCACCGGAAGCcggcggaggaggcggagggACGAGCTCCGGCTGCACTCGGCGCAGGCGCACGCTGCCGTGTCGGTGGCGCAGCTCGCTGCGGCGGTGGCGGGCATCGTGTCGGCGTGCGACCTGAGGCCGGCGGCCTCGGCTAGCGCTGGCGACAGGAGGCTAGGCACGGTGCTCGCGTCCGCCGCGGCGCTGGTGGCCACCGTGTGCGCTGAGGCCGCGGAGAACTCCGGCGCCAACCGCGGCCGCGTCACGTCCGCCGTGAGGACCGGCCTCGAGAGCCGCTCCTCCGCCGACCTGCTCACCCTCACCGCTACCGCTGCCACAT GTTTGAGGGGAGCCGCGGCGCTGAAGCAAAGGGCAGCTGACCTCAGGGGAatcagcaccagcaccagcaccagcaccagcagcaaCGCCGCCATGGCCATGAGCGTCAGCGCTGGCATCCAGAAGGGCACGACTCTCAGAGTCTGCCTGCCTTGTG GAAGTGTGCGTGTGAGGACGGTGTCCGTCTTCCCGCGGCGCGGCGACGGCGCAGCGGTGGTTCTGCGGCTGGGGAAGAAGCGCCTGCACGGCGCGTTCGCCACCTTCAAGGACT ATGTGGTCTCGGCGGtcggagacggcggcggcgaggcggtGGTGGAAGGGCGGCCGGCGTTCCCGGTGGCGCTGATCACGTCAGAGCAGGGGGTGACGGTGCAGCTGCTGTTCGAGCACCAGACGCACTGCAAGGTCTGGAAGGCCGCCATCGAGGGCATGCTGGCCGAAAGAAGAAGCTCAAGCGCGACAACCAACTGA